In Oncorhynchus keta strain PuntledgeMale-10-30-2019 unplaced genomic scaffold, Oket_V2 Un_contig_17733_pilon_pilon, whole genome shotgun sequence, the DNA window gccatttgattagatgttcaggagtcttatggcttgggggtagaagctgtttagaagccttttggacctggacttggcgctccaggaaccgcttgccgtgcggtggcagagagaacagtctatggggtggctggagtccttgacattttatagggccttcctctgacaccgcctggtatagaggtcctggatggcaggaatcttggccccagtgatgtactgggccgtacgcactatcctctgttGCCAGGTCTGTTGGAACTGTCGTGTCTCACTGtgttaactgtctgtctgttaggaCTTTGAGCGGTCACGTGCGTTCAGCTTCCTGGGAGAGGTGAAGAAGCGTTTCCAGACGACCTATGGTTCCAGAGCTCAGACAGCCCTTCCCTACGCAATGAACTCAGAGTTCTCCTCCACTCTGATGGCTCAGATggtgagacagacacacacacacacacacacacacacacacacacacacacacacacacacacacacacacacacacacacacacacacactccctgatcAGATGGTGAGTTAGTTTGCCTCCACTATGATGGCTCAGAtggtgggacacacacacacacacacacacacacacacacacacacacacactccctgatcAGATGGTGAGTTAGTTTGCCTCCACTATGATGGCTCagatggtgagacacacacacacacacacacacacacacacacacacacacacacacacacacacacacacacacacacacacacacacacactccctgatcagatggtgagttagttctcctccactccctgatcagatggtgagttagttctcctccactccctgatcagatggtgagttagttctcctccactccctgatcagatggtgagttagttctcctccactccctgatcagatggtgagttagttctcctccactccctgatcagatggtgagttagttctcctccactccctgatcAGATGGGTGAGttagttctcctccactccctgatcagatggtgagttagttctcctccactccctgatcagatggtgagttagttctcctccactccctgatcagatggtgagttagttctcctccactccctgatcagatggtgagttagttctcctccactccctgatcagatggtgagttagttctcctccactccctgatcagatggtgagttagttctcctccactccctgatcagatggtgagttagttctcctccactccctgatcagatggtgagttagttctcctccactcccttatcagatggtgagttagttctcctccactccctgatcagatggtgagttagttctcctccactccctgatcagatggtgagttagttctcctccactccctgatcAGATGGTGAGTTAGTTCTCCTCCACTCTGGCTACTCAGATGATGAGAGCCAACCCTGTAATATGTTAGTATGGTAGCGAGTGGTCAGAACAGACTGTGAGACAGGGTTTGACAGGTCTGCGTTTCAGCTAGACCTctcactccacaaatgtattgtgttccttttaaacagcttggacaattcctgaaaatgatgtcatggctttaggagcttctgataggctaattgacatcatttgagtcatttggaggtgtacctgtggatgtatttcaatgcctacctttaaactcagtgcctctttgcttgacatttaattttacctttatttaaccaggcaagtcagttaagaacatattcttattttcaatgacggcctaggaacagtgggttaactgcctgttcaggggcagaatgaaagatttgtaccttgtcagctcgggggtttgaactcgcaaccttccggttactagtccaacgctctaaccactaggctacgctgccgacatcatgggaaaatcaaaagaaatcagccaagacctcagaaaaacaaccTCCAAAGTCTgattcatctttgggagcaaattccaaatgcctaaaggtaccacattcatctgtacaaacaatagtacgcaagtatgaacaccatgggaccacgcagccatcataccgctcaggaaggaggcgttggccaaggttggagtagccaggaggaaggcatggccagccgctgagaaatgcttattgcaattttcgattatcatggatttatcagtggtgacagtgttccctagcctcagtgcagtgggagctgggaggaggtgctcttgttctccatggatttatcagtggtgaccatgtcgcctagcctcagtgcagtgggagctgggaggaggtgctctggTTCTCAATGGATTTATcaatggtgacagtgtttcctagcctcagtgcagtgggagctgggaggaggtgctcttgttctccatggatttatcagtggtgaccgtgttccctagcctcagtgcagtgggcagctgggaggaggtgctcttgttctccatggatttatcagtggtgacagtgttacctagcctcagtgcagtgggcagctgggatgaggtgctcttgctctccatggactttacagtgtcccagaacttttggagttggagctacaggatgcaaacttctgcctgaagaagctggcctttgctttcctgactgactgcgtgtattggttcctgacttccctgaacagttgcatatcgttgggactattcgatgctattgcagtccgccacaggatgtttttgtgctggtcgagggcagtcaggtctggagtgaaccaagggctatatctgttcttagtccTACATTTTtagaaaggggcatgcttattcaAGATGGTGATGAAAGCAcgtttaaagaacaaccaggcatcctctactgacgggacgaggtcaatatccttccaggatacccgggccaggtcgattggaaaggcctgctcgcagaagtgttttagggagcgtttgacagtgatgaggggtggtcgtttgactgcagacccgtagcggatacaggcaatgaggcagtgatcgctgagatcctgattgaagacagcggaggtgtatttggagggccagttggtcaggatgacgtctatgagggtgtccgtgtttacggatttagggttgtacctggtggggtccttgatgatttgtgtgagattgagggcatctagcttagattctagaacggccggggtgttaagcatatcccagtcacctaacagaacaaactctgaagctagatgggggggcgatcaattcacaaatggtgtccagggcacagctgggagcggaGGGGGGTTGATAGCAGCTGGCAACCGTGAGAGACctttctggagagattaattttttaaattagaagttcaaactgtttgggtatagacctggaaagtatgacagaactttgcaggctaactcctaccctttggcagttctatcttgttggtggccttcctaagccaggattcagacacggcaaggacatcagagttggcggagtgtgctaaagcagtgaataaaacaaacttagggaagcttctgatgttaacatgcatgaaaccaaggtttCTTCGATCACAGAAGTCTGAGATGAGCTATTCCACATGGTTTTAGAGACATGTGAAGAGCTACTAAACAAAGAGTCATTTGGGAGATGAAGACCAGACTCAGAATGCCAATCACTAGTGGCAGGAGAGATGAGGAACACACTGTCAGCTCAAAGGGGCCAGAGAGGGGCCTGGGCTGAAAGGATTATGGCTGGAGGACGGGTTAGTGTGTAAGGGAGGGGCTCGTGGAGGGGAGCATGACAACTATGCCTCTGGGGGAACTCTGAGCGCATGACCACaccactgaaaacacacacacaggcacaaacacacactacacacacactccgttTGTGAGGACAGTCTGTTTACCTTCAGTCACATGAACACCATACCactgatcctctctctccctccatgtgtctccttatctctccctccatgtgtctccttatctctccctccatgtgtctccttatctctccctccatgtgtcccccttatctctccctccatgtgtctccttatctctccctccatgtgtctccttatctctccctccatgtgtctccttatctctccctccatgtgtctccttatctctccctccatgtgtctccttatctctcctccatgtgtctccttatctctccctccccgtgtctccttatctctccctccctgtgtctccttatctctccctccatgtgtctccttatctctccctccatgtgtctccttatctctccctccatgtgtctccttatctctcccctccccgtgtctccttatctctccctccatgtgtctccttatctctccctccccgtgtctccttatctctcctccccgtgtctccttatctctcctccccgtgtctccttatctctccctccacgtgtctccttatctctcctccacgtgtctccttatctctccctccacgtgtctccttatctctccctccacgtgtctccttatctctccctccacgtgtctccttatctctccctccacgtgtctccttatctctccctccacgtgtctccttatctctccctccatgtgtctctctttctccttctccctctccttctttctctctctagaagcaccattcctctcctccatcagatCGCCTGGCTGAGACTCAGATGCAGGTTGACGACCTGAAAGGCATCATGGTACGCAACATCGGTGAGATAAGACTCCACTCCTACATCCACCACTACCGCTGTATTCGGGGCTAGGGGAGAAGTGTCTAGGGTCTGAGGATTTATTTTAGTGTCTTGTGTTTACTCTGTGTTTCCTACAGACTTGGTGGCTCAGAGGGGAGAGAAGTTGGAGTTGCTGATTGATAAAACGGAGAACCTGGTCGGCTCAGTGAGTCACATTCTAATCTACTACAATTACTCAACTATCTTACTACTACTGTTCCTATAACCCGACTCAGAGCGGCACtaacttcctctctcctccagtctgTGAGTTTCAAGACCACCAGCCGTAACCTGGCCAGAGCCATGTGTATGAAGAACCTCAAACTGACTGTCGTCGTAGTGGTGGTGTCACTGgtaggtactgtgtgtgtgtgtgtgtgtgtgtgtgtgtgtgtgtaatagtctGAACTATGTGGTGTGTTCTCGTCAGGTGGTCCTGTATGTAGTTGTGTCTGCAGCCTGCGGAGGACTCAGCTGGCCCAACTGCATCAGGAAataagagagggggaggacgaggggagagagaggggaggaaaataGGGAGCAAAAGAGAAGACTACAGCGGACCCACAAAGAAAGAAattgctctcctcctcctcctccctcttgaCTGCCAGTCAGCGGGGGGAGGAGAGGTCCTCTATTGGACAGAATGGTGACGAAAACAAGGCATCCAGACTGGAGATTTAACAACGTTGTGATTGTCTTGCTTTCTGTTCCTTAACAAGAGAATGAGGTGTGTTTATCTGTCCAAAGACAAGCGATTGTTGGATATGCAGCTTTAAAATATTGTGCAAGTGGAATTCAGTCCACTCTCCAGTCCAGCTGTCCTCCATACTGTTCTCCAGTCCATGGCCCTCTCATCCAGGGCTCTACAAGCCTAGCAAACAGCTGTTCTCCAGTCCATGGCTCTCTCATCCAGGGCTCTACAAGCCTAGCAAACAGCTGTTCTCCAGTCCATGGCCCTCTCATCCAGGGCTTTACAAGCCTAGAAAACAGACTGATAATCTGGAGTAGGGTTTACCAAATGTTTTTACCCTGGggcccccttccagcattggagAACATCCCAAGCCTCCCCGGCACCGTGTCTATTTCTATTGGTACAGCACTGTTCATGGCACACTGTTCACAccctcttgttggtggagagGACATGTTGCAGGTTTTtaagcttatttcctgcaattgtacacattttgtcatggggtgcaAAATAAATGTTTCAGTTTTAAAGCAACATttttgcaattctatacattttgccatgtctaatgtgtattggGCTAAAAACTAACTTAAAAGACGTTAGCTGATCTGGACATGTCTcaccagtatttaacatctctgtagGGACGTTAGCTGATCTGGACATGTCTcaccagtatttaacatctctgtagGGTCGTTAAGCTGATCTGGACATGTCTcaccagtatttaacatctctgtagGGTCGTTAGCTGATCTGGACATGTCTcaccagtatttaacatctctgtagGGTCGTTAGCTGATCTGGACATGTCTGaccagtatttaacatctctgtagGGTCGTTAGCTGATCTGGACATGTCTcaccagtatttaacatctctgtagGGTCGTTAGCTGATCTGGACATGTCTcaccagtatttaacatctctgtagGGTCGTTAGCTGATCTGGACATGTCTcaccagtatttaacatctctgtagGGACGTTAGCTGATCTGGACATGTCTcaccagtatttaacatctctgtagGGACGTTAGCTGATCTGGACATGTCTcaccagtatttaacatctctgtagGGTCGTTAGCTGATCTGGACATGTCTcaccagtatttaacatctctgtagGGACGTTAGCTGATCTGGACATGTCTcaccagtatttaacatctctgtagGGTCGTTAGCTGATCTGGACATGTCTcaccagtatttaacatctctgtagGGTCGTTAGCTGATCTGGACATGTCTcaccagtatttaacatctctgtagGGTCGTTAGCTGATCTGGACATGTCTcaccagtatttaacatctctgtagGGTCGTTAGCTGATCTGGACATGTCTcaccagtatttaacatctctgtagGGACGTTAGCTGATCTGGACATGTCTcaccagtatttaacatctctgtagGGTCGTTAGCTGATCTGGACATGTCTcaccagtatttaacatctctgtagGGTCGTTAGCTGATCTGGACATGTCTcaccagtatttaacatctctgtagGGTCGTTAGCTGATCTGGACATGTCTcaccagtatttaacatctctgtagGGTCGTTAGCTGATCTGGACATGTCTcaccagtatttaacatctctgtagGGTCGTTAGCTGATCTGGACATGTCTcaccagtatttaacatctctgtagGGTCGTTAgctgacatgacaagaggaactgatgatgtaCTACCCAATTAGATACCTTGTGGGCTCTACTATTGCAACTTTCAAGAGAAAGTTTAAAGACGCACGAGTTCCTTTTTAAAACAAACCAGTAATGGGGGGGCATGGAACCACTGCTGTCTCTGTGTagatgtctgtctctgtgtagatgtctgtctctgtgtagctACCCTGTCAGGGTCAGTCTGTACCCAGACAGAATATTTagatgtctgtctctgtgtagctACCCAGTCAGGGTCAGTCTGTACCCAGACAGAATATTTagatgtctgtctctgtgtagctACCCAGTCAGGGTCAGTCTGTACCCAGACAGAATATTTagatgtctgtctctgtgtagctACCCAGTCAGGGTCAGTCTGTACCCAGACAGAATATTTagatgtctgtctctgtgtagctACCCAGTCAGGGTCAGTCTGTACCCAGACAGAATATTTAGATGTCTGTCACTCTGTGTAGCTACCCAGTCAGTGCTAGTGATACTAAACTACACCTGTAATGTGTTATCACCATGGAGATCAGGACATGGTACATTACAGGTCTCCCCTGTTCTATACACACTGCTGTGACGGCTTCATTACTCTACATGTCAGAGAAGCAGGTCTGTTATTGTCCAGACACCGTTACAATGTCTCTCTGTTCAGTTGTTACAAGAAATTAGATTAAAAGATTGATTGCACTAACAAGTCTGATGTTACAAATCAATAGACAGTATTTAATGACATTAAATAACCATATCACTCTACTCTGATATGCTACTCCTTCCCCTCTGCTATGATAGGCTGACCCTTCCCTTACTCTGATAGGGCGCTTCAGCTCAGCCTCTCGTCCACAGCCTCCTTTCTGGTTCAGCCCCCTGGCCTTGACTCAGGAGTACGGTACTATAGTTTTGCTCTTGTAGTACTGCAGTAGTACTGTACAGAGCTGAGCTTGACCGTGGGACCTGGCACGCAGTTGGAAAGGCTTAACGTACTGACAGAAATGTCTTGAATAGAACTGACATGCTTCATTACTCTACATGTCAGAGAAGCAGGTCTGTtctacagtacattcagaaagtattcagaccccttgactatgtccacattttgttacgttacagccttattctagaatggattcaattgttgttttcccctcatcaaactacacacacTACCCTATAATGACACAACACCctataatgactcaataccccataatgactcgataccccataatgactcgatACCCcttaatgactcaataccccataatgactcaataccccttaatgactcgataccccataatgacacaataccccttaatgactcaataccccttaatgactcaataccccataatgactcaataccccataatgactcaataccccataatgactcaataccccataatgactcaataccccataatgactcaataccccttaatgacacaataccccttaatgactcaataccccataatgactcaatacaccataatgactcaatacaccataatgactcaataccccataatgatataataccccataatgactcaatacaccataatgactcaataccccttaatgacacaataccccataatgactcaataccccataatgactcaataccccataatgactcaataccccataatgactcaataccccataatgactcaataccccataatgactcaataccccataatgacacaataccccataatgactcaataccctataatgactcaataccctataatgactcaataccccataatgactcaataccccataatgatataataccccataaagatataataccccataatgactcaataccccataatgactcgatACCCCTTAATGActcgataccccataatgactcgataccccataatgactcaataccccataatgactcaataccccataatgactcaataccccataatgactcaataccccataatgactcaataccccataatgactcaataccccataattatataataccccataatgactcaataccccataatgactcaatgccccataatgacacaatgccccataatgacacaatgccccataatgacacaatgccccataatgacacaatgccccataatgacacaatgccccataatgacacaatgccccataatgacacaataccccataatgactcaataccccataatgacacaataccccataacgactcGATACCCCTTAACGAcccgataccccataatgacacaataccccttaatgacccgataccccataatgacaaaaaaatatatatttatttttagcaaatttataaaataaaaaaatagataacattgacataagtattcagaccctttactcagtactttgttgaagcacctttggcagcgattacaaccttaagtcttcttgtgtatgactctacaagctctgtcagagggaccatcCTCGCTTACCAAGTCCCTTCTCCCCGATTGATCAGTTTATCTGGGCGGCTAGCTCTGGGAAGAatctcggtggttccaaacttcttccatttaataatgatggaggccactgtgttcttggggaccttcaatgctgcagaatgatggaggccaatgtgttcttggggaccttcaatactgcagaatgatggaggccaatgtgttcttggggaccttcaatactgcagaatgatggaggccaatgtgttcttggggaccttcaatgctgtagaatgatggaggccaatgtgttcttggggaccttcaatgctgtagaatgatggaggccaatgtgttcttggggaccttcaatgctgcagaatgatggaggccactgtgttcttggggaccttcaatgctgcagaatgatggaggccaatgtgttcttggggaccttcaatgctgcagacattttttggtacccttccccagatctgtgcctggacacaatcctgtctctgagcgcTATGGGcatttccttcgacctcatggataGGTTTTTGCTCTAAccatgcgctgtcaactgtgggacctttatatagacaggtgtgtgcctttccaaatcatgtccaatcaatttaatttaccacaggtggactaccacagttgtagaaacatgtcaagaatgatcaatggaaacgggatgcacctggGCTGaatttggagtctcatagcaaagggactgaatactaacgtacatttaaaaatatatatatatttaaaaaaataaaacctgtttccgcttcgtcattatggggtattgtatgtagatgaggaaaacatgtatttaatccattttaacaAAATGTAataaaagtcaagtggtctgaatactttcatattctaaaatggattcaattgttgttttcccctcatcaaaCCAGGTGtgttgcctttccaaatcatgtccaatcagttgaatttacctcaggtggactaccacagttgtagaaacatctcaatgatgatcaatggaaacatgatgcacctgggctgaatttggagtctcatagaaaagggtctgaatactttatgtaaatgtgatgttttatTATTTGTAAATTGTTTAGCAAAAATCTGtcactttgtcactatggggtaatgtgtgtagattgaggacattttaatacatttttaaatccattttagaataaggcaacatgtggaaaaagggaaggggtctgaatactcccTGAATGACCCCCTGATCTCCTGTCACCTCtgaaccctgacctctcctctgtcacctctgaaccctgacctctcctctgtcacctctgaaccctgacctctcctctgtcacctctGAACCCTGACCACCACCTCTCTGTCACCTCTGAACCCTGACCACCACCTCTCTGTCACCTCTGAACCCTGACCACCACCTCTCTGTCACCTCTGAACCCTGACCACCACCTCTCTGTCAC includes these proteins:
- the LOC127919865 gene encoding vesicle-associated membrane protein 7, which codes for MAILFAVVARGSTILAKHAWCGGNFLEVTEQILAKIPSENNKLTYSHGSYLFHYICHDRIIYLCITDDDFERSRAFSFLGEVKKRFQTTYGSRAQTALPYAMNSEFSSTLMAQMKHHSSPPSDRLAETQMQVDDLKGIMVRNIDLVAQRGEKLELLIDKTENLVGSSVSFKTTSRNLARAMCMKNLKLTVVVVVVSLVVLYVVVSAACGGLSWPNCIRK